In Gemmata obscuriglobus, a single genomic region encodes these proteins:
- a CDS encoding cation-translocating P-type ATPase family protein has product MHREISTVDDPFRSETPLGLYLLTAVIGGLVAADLWPVVAAWLKGQGIETYTWARELYGFRYALVAAVIGGGRVLYTSLESLFEGRIGSDLALAIACLAAIILKEPVVAAEVVFIGLVGECLEAYTFSRTQNALGKLAELFPTRCWVLRDGAEVRTFTADVIVGDKVVVKPGGRVPVDGVVTDGRSAVDASAITGESLPVDKGVGDAVLAGSIVQQGALTVEAQKVAKQTVAGQVIELTGQALKDKAPLERYADRLARYFLPLVLVLALVTFLGNVGYQMTGTPAPGLPKPTLRAAAQVAAYPALAVLVVACPCALILATPAAVIAALGRLAGTGVLIKGGSALERLAGVTAFAFDKTGTLTEGRLELGDVIPLSGATPDQLLAVAAAAEQRSEHPLARLLVREASSRGLPLATVDEFRAHPGAGVTARAEGGALVVGTRRLMEERGVTLPPEAVAALERLDAAGQTSLVVARAGVVLGVLGARDTLRPEAAHVLAELRALGIRPVALLTGDRAAVARSVAEQLPVTEVHAEMLPAQKAEWVAAQKPASAAPSSPGGETDSNSNPAREEQRPTTDPVAGPVATRAPESLPDFPGEGVGGRGSSVAFVGDGINDAPALARAGVGIAIGSGTDVAAEAGDVVMMGAPLAPLPLLVKLSRETVRIIRQNILIFAFGVNLVGILLTGLLWPLFATSPEWYESAPLVGVIYHQFGSLAVLLNSMRLLAFDRADNRTLSRAKGAAKAVEGWLNRFSIDDTLHAVAHRWKLIRAGAFGAFFVALALTSFAQVETDEVGVVRQFGAITADLPPGLHVRWPWPIETVTRVRPDEVRTVELGFRVLAEPQSKKASTSNTWTSGHGDGVGRLTDEAVMVTGDGDLVEILATVRYRASAPRQYLFAARDPDALMRSAAEAVLRELVASRRFLELLTLKRAELERDATNRLTQRLAEVAPEGLGVTLEGFTLHDLHPPPEVVNSYHSVAKAIQERDRTINEALAGALRTRRRSEEEADRILKRTEAERHTKVESAKADRDAFLAWHTARAQLTDAEEAALAAERANRIAAKQDPAAVDKDLAERRTRTLAERRALLETRLTYQTVVDVLKSRDKVIIDAPEAPGRRHLFLLDPELLKVPQLVAPRTIEKDP; this is encoded by the coding sequence ATGCACCGCGAGATCAGTACTGTCGATGACCCGTTCCGGTCCGAGACACCGCTCGGGTTGTACCTGCTCACCGCTGTTATCGGCGGGCTGGTCGCGGCGGACCTGTGGCCCGTCGTCGCCGCGTGGCTCAAGGGCCAGGGCATTGAGACGTACACCTGGGCGCGCGAACTGTATGGGTTTCGTTACGCGCTCGTAGCGGCCGTCATCGGCGGCGGGCGGGTGTTGTACACGTCCCTGGAATCGCTGTTCGAGGGTCGTATCGGCTCCGACCTCGCCCTCGCGATCGCGTGCCTCGCAGCCATCATCCTGAAAGAACCGGTCGTCGCCGCGGAGGTGGTCTTCATCGGGCTGGTTGGCGAGTGCCTGGAAGCGTACACGTTCTCGCGCACACAAAACGCGCTCGGCAAACTTGCGGAACTGTTCCCGACCCGGTGCTGGGTGCTGCGCGACGGCGCCGAGGTCCGCACCTTCACCGCCGACGTGATCGTCGGCGACAAGGTCGTAGTAAAGCCCGGCGGCCGGGTGCCCGTTGACGGCGTGGTAACCGACGGGCGCTCGGCGGTCGACGCGAGTGCGATCACCGGCGAGAGTCTGCCGGTCGATAAGGGGGTCGGCGACGCGGTTCTGGCCGGGAGCATCGTGCAGCAGGGCGCGCTCACCGTCGAGGCGCAGAAGGTCGCGAAGCAGACCGTCGCCGGACAGGTGATCGAACTGACCGGCCAGGCGCTCAAAGACAAGGCCCCGCTCGAACGGTACGCCGACCGGCTGGCGCGGTACTTTTTGCCGCTCGTGCTCGTGCTGGCGCTGGTCACGTTCCTGGGCAACGTCGGCTACCAAATGACCGGTACGCCGGCCCCGGGGCTTCCGAAGCCGACCCTGCGCGCCGCCGCGCAAGTGGCCGCGTACCCGGCGCTCGCGGTGCTGGTGGTCGCGTGCCCGTGCGCGCTGATCCTCGCGACCCCGGCCGCGGTGATCGCCGCGCTGGGGCGGCTGGCGGGCACCGGGGTGCTCATCAAGGGCGGGTCGGCGCTGGAGCGGCTCGCCGGCGTGACCGCGTTCGCGTTCGACAAGACCGGCACCCTCACCGAGGGGCGGCTCGAACTGGGCGACGTGATCCCCCTTTCGGGCGCCACGCCGGACCAACTTCTTGCGGTTGCGGCCGCGGCCGAGCAGCGGAGCGAGCACCCACTCGCGCGGCTCCTCGTGCGCGAGGCCAGTTCGCGTGGCCTGCCCCTCGCGACCGTTGACGAGTTCCGCGCGCACCCAGGCGCGGGCGTTACCGCCCGCGCCGAAGGCGGGGCGCTCGTCGTGGGGACGCGCCGGCTGATGGAGGAGCGGGGCGTAACGCTGCCGCCGGAGGCCGTGGCGGCGCTGGAACGGCTCGACGCGGCCGGGCAGACATCGCTCGTCGTGGCCCGTGCGGGCGTCGTGCTGGGCGTACTCGGTGCGCGCGACACGCTCCGCCCCGAAGCCGCACACGTGCTCGCCGAACTGCGCGCGCTGGGCATCCGGCCCGTCGCACTGCTCACCGGCGACCGGGCCGCGGTGGCGCGATCGGTTGCGGAGCAACTGCCCGTGACCGAAGTCCACGCCGAAATGCTTCCGGCCCAAAAGGCGGAATGGGTAGCGGCGCAGAAGCCGGCCTCCGCTGCACCCTCCTCTCCTGGGGGGGAAACTGACAGTAACAGTAACCCCGCCCGAGAGGAGCAACGTCCAACAACCGATCCGGTTGCAGGGCCGGTCGCAACGCGAGCCCCCGAGTCCCTCCCTGATTTCCCAGGGGAAGGGGTTGGAGGGAGAGGTTCTTCCGTTGCGTTCGTCGGCGACGGGATCAACGACGCACCCGCGCTCGCGCGGGCCGGCGTCGGGATCGCCATCGGCAGCGGAACGGACGTCGCCGCCGAGGCCGGCGACGTCGTGATGATGGGCGCCCCGCTCGCGCCGCTGCCGCTTCTCGTGAAGCTGTCGCGCGAAACGGTCCGCATCATCCGGCAGAACATTCTGATCTTCGCGTTCGGGGTGAACCTCGTCGGCATCTTGCTGACGGGGCTGTTGTGGCCGCTGTTCGCGACCTCGCCGGAGTGGTACGAGTCGGCCCCGCTGGTGGGCGTCATCTACCACCAGTTCGGGTCGCTGGCGGTCCTGCTGAACTCGATGCGGTTGCTCGCGTTCGACCGGGCGGACAACCGCACCCTCTCGCGGGCCAAAGGGGCGGCGAAAGCGGTCGAGGGGTGGCTGAACCGGTTTTCGATTGACGACACCCTGCACGCCGTCGCGCACCGGTGGAAGCTGATCCGCGCCGGCGCGTTCGGGGCGTTCTTCGTCGCCCTCGCGCTCACCTCGTTCGCGCAGGTCGAAACCGACGAGGTGGGCGTGGTGCGACAGTTCGGGGCGATAACCGCGGACCTGCCGCCAGGGCTGCACGTGCGCTGGCCGTGGCCGATCGAGACCGTGACCCGCGTGCGGCCCGACGAGGTGCGCACGGTCGAACTCGGGTTTCGTGTGTTGGCGGAGCCGCAGAGCAAGAAAGCGTCTACGAGCAACACCTGGACCAGCGGGCACGGCGACGGCGTCGGGCGGCTCACCGACGAGGCCGTGATGGTCACCGGCGACGGCGACCTGGTCGAGATCCTCGCCACTGTTCGGTACCGCGCCAGCGCCCCGCGCCAGTACCTGTTCGCGGCCCGCGACCCGGACGCGCTGATGCGCTCGGCCGCCGAAGCGGTCCTGCGCGAGCTGGTCGCCAGCCGGCGGTTTCTGGAGTTGCTCACGCTCAAGCGGGCGGAACTGGAGCGCGACGCCACGAACCGCCTGACCCAGCGCCTCGCCGAGGTCGCTCCGGAGGGGCTCGGGGTCACCCTCGAGGGGTTCACGCTGCACGACCTGCACCCGCCGCCGGAAGTGGTGAACTCGTACCACTCCGTCGCGAAGGCGATTCAGGAGCGCGACCGCACCATCAACGAGGCGCTCGCCGGCGCGCTGCGCACCCGGCGCCGCTCGGAAGAAGAGGCGGACCGCATCCTGAAGCGCACCGAAGCCGAGCGGCACACGAAGGTTGAAAGCGCGAAGGCGGACCGGGACGCGTTCCTCGCGTGGCACACGGCCCGCGCGCAGTTGACCGACGCCGAGGAGGCCGCCCTCGCCGCCGAGCGGGCGAACCGAATCGCGGCGAAGCAAGATCCGGCCGCGGTGGACAAGGACCTCGCAGAGCGCCGGACCCGCACGCTGGCGGAGCGCCGCGCGCTGCTCGAAACGCGGCTGACGTACCAGACCGTCGTGGACGTGCTGAAGTCGCGCGACAAGGTCATCATCGACGCGCCCGAGGCGCCGGGCCGCCGGCACCTGTTCCTGCTCGACCCGGAACTGCTCAAGGTCCCCCAACTGGTCGCGCCGCGAACGATCGAGAAAGACCCGTGA
- a CDS encoding DUF6268 family outer membrane beta-barrel protein, which translates to MSIRRVLLLVVPVAIGLSFGTALAQDEPPATRADARTRLGAPQPAPDPTTDPSPEAPPAADVPPRRPPRPDMMSGDGFGGAGGFGGAGRASGAWYAASWYPSRPVKGQNTDFGAVRQNLSVSAPVWKDGADSLSLTLGVRETHFDTDALLPDTRRPFPRDLWNVNVGASYNHVFENGWVGILRADFGSPSDKPFNSFDELNVSLTALLRVPARNSRDAWMFGLAYSSAGNLNFPLPLISYSWNPSEQFQMNIGLPLSLTWRPAEDWTLNVTYVPLTNINARVTYRATERLNFYAGYENVTESYFLADRADKKDRFFAAEQRVLAGLRWGVLERATLDFNAGYAFGRRFGEGRNQGSDMHDRVDVEPGAFLAGTLRIRF; encoded by the coding sequence ATGTCGATCCGGCGGGTGTTACTTCTGGTGGTACCGGTTGCGATCGGCCTGAGCTTCGGAACGGCTCTGGCCCAAGACGAGCCGCCCGCGACTCGCGCGGACGCGCGCACGCGGCTCGGCGCTCCCCAACCGGCGCCCGATCCCACGACCGACCCGAGCCCGGAAGCCCCGCCCGCCGCTGACGTTCCGCCCCGGCGCCCGCCCCGCCCGGACATGATGAGCGGCGACGGGTTCGGGGGAGCGGGTGGGTTCGGTGGAGCGGGGCGGGCCAGCGGCGCCTGGTACGCGGCGAGCTGGTACCCGTCGCGCCCGGTGAAGGGACAGAACACCGACTTCGGGGCGGTCCGACAAAACCTGTCTGTCAGCGCACCCGTGTGGAAGGACGGCGCGGACAGCCTGTCCCTCACGCTGGGCGTCCGCGAGACGCATTTCGACACCGACGCCCTGTTGCCGGACACCCGCCGGCCCTTCCCGCGCGACCTGTGGAACGTGAACGTGGGGGCGAGCTACAACCACGTGTTCGAGAACGGCTGGGTCGGCATTCTAAGGGCCGACTTCGGCTCGCCGAGTGACAAGCCGTTCAACAGTTTCGACGAGCTGAACGTCTCGCTCACCGCGCTGCTGCGGGTGCCGGCCCGTAACAGCCGGGACGCCTGGATGTTCGGCCTCGCGTACTCCTCGGCCGGGAACCTGAACTTCCCGCTCCCGCTGATCTCGTACTCCTGGAACCCCTCGGAGCAGTTCCAGATGAACATCGGGCTGCCGCTCTCGCTCACGTGGCGGCCCGCGGAAGACTGGACCCTCAACGTGACCTACGTGCCGCTGACGAACATCAACGCCCGGGTCACCTACCGCGCGACCGAGCGGCTGAACTTCTACGCGGGGTACGAGAACGTCACCGAGTCGTACTTCCTGGCCGACCGGGCGGACAAGAAGGACCGGTTCTTCGCGGCCGAACAGCGGGTGCTGGCGGGCCTTCGCTGGGGCGTGTTGGAGCGCGCCACGCTCGACTTCAACGCCGGTTACGCGTTCGGTCGTCGCTTCGGTGAGGGGCGGAACCAGGGGTCCGATATGCACGACCGGGTCGATGTCGAACCGGGAGCATTTCTCGCGGGCACGTTACGGATTCGGTTCTGA
- a CDS encoding sigma-70 family RNA polymerase sigma factor — protein MKFGYAGSGSVQTDQAIRDARAGDREALGGLFDRYVNYLTLLARVQIGRRLQGKLDPADAVQEAFLQAHRHFSNFRGSTEAELAAWLRRILACVLSNTVQHYLGTQARDPRLEQVIAADVDRSSAALVGRLAAPGPSPSEAACRHERAVLVADALARLPDDYREVVLLRFAEGLAFAEVAARMGRSVDSVEKLWVRGVVRLRQLIGGP, from the coding sequence ATGAAATTCGGTTACGCGGGCAGCGGCTCGGTTCAAACCGACCAGGCGATTCGGGACGCGCGGGCCGGCGACCGGGAGGCCCTCGGCGGACTGTTCGACCGGTACGTCAACTATCTCACGCTCCTCGCCCGGGTGCAGATCGGGCGCCGGCTTCAGGGCAAGTTGGACCCGGCCGACGCGGTCCAGGAGGCGTTCCTTCAGGCGCACCGCCACTTCTCGAACTTCCGCGGCTCGACTGAGGCGGAACTCGCCGCGTGGCTCCGCCGCATCCTCGCGTGCGTCTTGTCCAACACCGTCCAGCACTATTTGGGCACCCAGGCGCGCGACCCGCGACTGGAACAGGTGATCGCTGCCGACGTGGACCGGTCCTCCGCCGCGCTGGTCGGGCGCCTCGCCGCCCCGGGGCCGAGCCCGAGCGAGGCGGCCTGCCGGCACGAGCGGGCGGTGCTGGTCGCCGACGCCCTGGCGCGGCTCCCAGATGACTACCGGGAGGTGGTGCTCCTGCGGTTCGCGGAAGGCCTCGCGTTCGCGGAGGTGGCCGCCCGCATGGGTCGGTCGGTGGACAGCGTCGAAAAGCTCTGGGTCCGCGGGGTCGTTCGGCTCCGGCAGTTAATTGGGGGGCCGTGA
- a CDS encoding protein kinase domain-containing protein, with the protein MGTRAAGPECEPADDPRVVELVKEYEAAWERGRPDRSRFLARHPHLASVVALGLDGIDILYQEVGVLTRADRPVVWAESGLIGARVGEFQVVREIARGGMGVVYEALQPALNRRVALKILPRSLATDRDRLRRFEVEARAAAAVAHPHIVPVYAVGEDRGVNYYAMQFVDGASLMS; encoded by the coding sequence ATGGGAACGCGCGCCGCGGGGCCGGAGTGCGAGCCGGCGGACGACCCGCGCGTCGTGGAACTGGTCAAGGAGTACGAGGCCGCGTGGGAGCGGGGGCGGCCCGACCGCAGCCGGTTCCTCGCACGCCACCCGCACCTCGCCTCCGTGGTCGCCCTCGGCCTTGATGGGATCGACATTCTCTACCAAGAAGTTGGGGTTCTCACCCGCGCGGACCGGCCCGTGGTGTGGGCGGAAAGCGGCCTGATCGGCGCCCGAGTTGGTGAATTCCAGGTGGTCCGCGAGATCGCGCGCGGGGGAATGGGCGTCGTGTACGAGGCCCTTCAACCCGCCCTCAACCGTCGGGTGGCGCTCAAGATACTCCCCCGCTCACTGGCGACCGACCGGGACCGGTTGCGGCGGTTCGAGGTGGAGGCCCGCGCGGCCGCGGCGGTCGCGCACCCGCACATCGTTCCGGTGTACGCGGTCGGCGAGGACCGCGGAGTCAATTACTACGCGATGCAGTTCGTCGACGGGGCTTCCTTGATGTCCTGA
- a CDS encoding protein kinase domain-containing protein, whose product MSPEELVDLRRRNRPAFHQTVARIGGLVARALDHAHQNGVVHRDIKPANLLLGRDGHIWVTDFGLAQFTDAATVTGTGTAIGTLRYMSPEQAEGDRRRLDHRADVYSLAATLYELSTGRPAFPAETPAALLLQIARGAPPAPRSVDPTVPRDLEAVLLKGLETDPRDRYATAAEFADDLDRFLNRRPIAARRPCAGDRARKWAGRHPAVVAGAAIALVLLTAGSGAIAALNQRAYRAERDRADEAERRFYQSKQLGDLMIQISEEEGRSNVSFHGPRRRLLLAALENYRQLNEAGHNDPQVRAELDRATARVEELLAEEKAARESWRVGLLWFQPVRAELRLSPDQEEQVRQSFRVRGLEPGTATAGLGTIRDDLNLRGKIARLLSDPTARNELLRPLTGPQRKRLGELFLRCLGPMAFGDPEIVEALGLTPHQRQQIRLLQPPVALRLGPPFAVLLDDRRPGGIDPASDPVTLLTSEQRAIWKALIGRPFEMPW is encoded by the coding sequence CTGTCCCCGGAGGAACTTGTCGACCTCCGCCGCCGGAACCGCCCGGCGTTTCACCAGACGGTGGCCCGGATCGGGGGGCTCGTCGCTCGCGCCCTGGACCACGCGCACCAGAACGGGGTCGTCCACCGCGACATCAAACCGGCGAACTTGTTACTCGGTCGGGACGGCCACATCTGGGTGACCGACTTCGGGCTCGCACAGTTCACCGACGCGGCGACCGTCACCGGAACCGGAACGGCCATCGGGACATTGCGGTACATGAGCCCGGAGCAAGCTGAAGGCGACCGCCGCCGGCTCGACCACCGGGCCGACGTGTACTCCCTCGCCGCGACCCTGTACGAGCTGTCCACCGGCCGCCCCGCGTTCCCGGCCGAGACGCCCGCCGCGCTGCTGTTGCAGATCGCGCGGGGCGCCCCGCCCGCCCCCCGGTCCGTCGACCCGACGGTGCCCCGCGATCTGGAAGCGGTGCTGCTCAAGGGGCTGGAGACGGACCCGCGCGACCGGTACGCAACGGCCGCCGAGTTCGCCGACGACCTGGACCGGTTCCTGAACCGGCGCCCGATCGCGGCCCGGCGCCCGTGCGCCGGGGACCGGGCGCGGAAATGGGCGGGCCGGCACCCGGCGGTCGTCGCCGGCGCGGCCATCGCCCTCGTGCTCTTGACCGCGGGGTCGGGCGCCATCGCCGCACTCAACCAGCGCGCGTACCGGGCCGAGCGGGACCGGGCGGACGAAGCCGAGCGGCGGTTCTACCAGTCGAAACAGCTCGGCGACCTGATGATCCAGATCAGCGAGGAAGAGGGGCGGTCGAACGTCTCGTTCCACGGACCCCGCCGGCGCCTCCTGCTGGCCGCCCTGGAGAACTACCGGCAACTGAACGAAGCCGGGCACAACGACCCCCAGGTCCGTGCCGAACTGGACCGCGCGACGGCCCGGGTCGAGGAGCTTTTGGCTGAGGAAAAGGCGGCCCGGGAGTCGTGGCGGGTGGGGCTGCTGTGGTTTCAACCGGTGCGGGCGGAGCTGCGGTTGTCCCCGGATCAAGAGGAACAGGTTCGGCAGTCGTTCCGGGTCCGCGGCCTGGAGCCGGGAACCGCAACCGCCGGCCTGGGAACGATACGCGATGACCTCAACTTGCGGGGCAAGATCGCCCGCCTGCTGAGCGACCCGACCGCCCGGAACGAACTGCTCCGCCCGCTGACCGGGCCGCAGCGGAAGCGGCTCGGCGAACTGTTCCTCCGGTGCCTCGGGCCGATGGCCTTTGGCGATCCGGAGATCGTCGAAGCGCTGGGCCTCACCCCCCACCAGCGGCAGCAGATCCGGTTGCTCCAGCCGCCCGTGGCGTTGCGGCTCGGCCCGCCGTTCGCCGTCCTCCTGGACGACCGCCGGCCGGGCGGCATCGACCCGGCCTCGGACCCGGTGACGTTACTCACTTCGGAACAGCGCGCCATCTGGAAGGCGCTGATCGGTCGCCCGTTTGAGATGCCCTGGTGA
- the argA gene encoding amino-acid N-acetyltransferase: MHERLTHFREILRYVPRFRDRVFVIALDGAVVEDDNFPNLLLDIALLRSLSIRVVLVHGAALQIKRYGELIKMTPSDIDGTGITDRETLNVAITAANRVTHEILEGLTANDLRAVCPNALVAHPAGILGGVDHLFTGRVERVDTGLLELLLERDIVPVIPPIGIDGAGASYRLNSDAVAVELAKSLKAVKLVYLNTEGGVRDARGAVIRQMTAQEADAVLKKSRAELPPGAVTKLTAAVRACKEGVERVHIIDGREQEGLLGEVFSNEGIGTLIHANEYQAIRQAQKKDVRAVFGLIQQGVQNDELLKRSRAELEKIIGDYFVFEVDRNPVACAALHTYPEENMAELASVFVADRYGNQGIGAKLIQFTEGAARRRGIAKLFCLSTQAINYFVQKGGYALGTPDDLPPARRERYEQSRRKSQVLIKQLSDRPA, from the coding sequence ATGCACGAACGCCTGACGCACTTCCGCGAGATCCTGCGCTACGTCCCCCGGTTCCGCGACCGGGTGTTCGTGATCGCCCTCGACGGCGCCGTGGTCGAGGACGACAACTTCCCGAACCTGCTGCTCGACATCGCGCTGCTGCGGAGCCTGAGCATCCGGGTGGTGCTGGTGCACGGCGCGGCCCTTCAGATCAAGCGCTACGGGGAGCTGATCAAGATGACGCCGTCGGACATCGACGGCACCGGGATCACCGACCGCGAGACGCTCAACGTCGCCATCACCGCGGCCAACCGCGTCACCCACGAGATCCTGGAGGGGCTGACCGCCAACGACCTCCGGGCCGTGTGTCCGAACGCGCTGGTCGCGCACCCGGCGGGCATCCTGGGCGGCGTCGACCACCTGTTCACGGGGCGCGTCGAGCGGGTCGACACCGGGCTCCTCGAACTGCTCCTCGAGCGCGACATCGTGCCCGTGATCCCGCCCATCGGCATCGACGGCGCCGGCGCGTCGTACCGGCTCAACTCGGACGCCGTCGCGGTGGAGCTGGCGAAGTCGCTCAAGGCCGTGAAGCTCGTGTACCTCAACACCGAGGGCGGGGTCCGGGACGCCCGGGGCGCGGTGATCCGGCAGATGACCGCGCAAGAGGCCGACGCGGTCCTGAAGAAGAGCCGGGCCGAGTTGCCCCCGGGGGCGGTCACGAAGCTGACGGCCGCGGTGCGCGCGTGCAAGGAGGGCGTGGAGCGGGTCCACATCATCGACGGCCGCGAGCAGGAGGGGCTGCTCGGCGAGGTGTTCTCGAACGAGGGCATCGGCACGCTGATCCACGCCAACGAGTACCAGGCGATCCGGCAGGCGCAGAAGAAGGACGTGCGGGCGGTGTTCGGCCTGATCCAGCAGGGCGTTCAGAACGACGAGCTGCTGAAGCGGTCGCGGGCCGAGCTGGAGAAGATCATCGGCGACTACTTCGTGTTCGAGGTGGACCGCAACCCGGTCGCGTGCGCCGCGCTGCACACGTACCCGGAGGAGAACATGGCCGAACTGGCGAGCGTGTTCGTTGCGGATCGCTACGGGAACCAGGGGATCGGGGCGAAGCTGATTCAGTTCACCGAGGGGGCGGCGCGGCGGCGCGGCATCGCGAAGCTGTTCTGCCTCTCGACCCAGGCCATCAACTACTTCGTTCAGAAGGGCGGGTACGCGCTGGGCACGCCCGACGACCTCCCGCCGGCGCGGCGCGAGCGGTACGAACAGAGCCGCCGCAAGTCGCAGGTGCTGATCAAGCAACTGAGCGACCGGCCCGCGTAA